A DNA window from Camelina sativa cultivar DH55 chromosome 13, Cs, whole genome shotgun sequence contains the following coding sequences:
- the LOC104738235 gene encoding uncharacterized protein LOC104738235 yields the protein MENQAMSSSGSSTPKPEKLKGVVVATEKSKEKATRNTDLKLGSPQEVTSDRRTENLCFGSSDVRRGREIMKIYPSKLNKIYTCHFCKKGFSTSQALGGHQNAHKQEREWDKKRKEMEADFPGLAFLNPYLDKPHILLGGYSQDALSNENHLGITLDPFKRLVYPSFNRGVLGGLADMNVTVVPRVTPTRFFTGNASTNDTASRVPDPLPKRSCPLISRNVFPFPAPRATKLSSDVALQENVLTEENFISKIGTNNVVVIDDDDDIQPEEDKSKSGGIDLSLSL from the coding sequence ATGGAGAACCAAGCTATGTCTTCTTCAGGCTCTTCCACACCAAAACCAGAAAAACTCAAAGGTGTTGTTGTGGCCACGGAGAAGTCCAAGGAGAAGGCAACAAGAAACACTGATCTGAAACTAGGTTCTCCTCAGGAGGTCACCTCTGACAGGAGGACTGAGAACCTTTGTTTTGGATCTAGTGATGTccgaagaggaagagagatcaTGAAGATTTACCCGTCAAAATTGAACAAGATCTACACATGTCACTTTTGCAAAAAAGGATTCTCCACCTCTCAAGCCCTAGGTGGTCACCAGAACGCCCACAAGCAAGAGCGAGAGTGGGACAAGAAGCGGAAGGAGATGGAAGCAGACTTCCCTGGACTCGCCTTTTTGAACCCTTACCTAGATAAGCCTCACATTCTCTTAGGTGGGTATTCACAAGATGCTTTATCAAATGAAAATCATCTTGGGATCACTCTTGATCCTTTTAAACGTTTAGTTTACCCATCTTTCAATAGAGGAGTCCTCGGAGGACTCGCGGATATGAACGTGACCGTAGTTCCTCGTGTGACTCCTACTCGTTTCTTCACCGGGAACGCTAGCACCAATGATACTGCTTCAAGGGTCCCTGATCCTTTACCAAAAAGGAGTTGTCCATTAATTTCAAGAAACGTTTTTCCTTTTCCTGCTCCTCGAGCCACCAAACTTTCTAGCGATGTGGCTTTACAAGAGAATGTTTTGACCGAAGAGAATTTCATCTCAAAGATTGGAACAAACAATGTTGtggtgattgatg